The following is a genomic window from Elusimicrobiaceae bacterium.
GAAATCAAACGCCAGCGCCAGCAGGATAAGCAGAACGAGCGCGATCGTCATGTCAGCTCTGTTTGACCACGATGGCTTCTATCGTCTTGGCGACGTGCTCGCATTTGTCCAGCACCACTTCCGCCGACTGGTAAATGCCTTTCCATTTGATCACCATGATAGGGTCTTTCTCGGTGTCGAACAGCTTGCCGAGCGCGTTGTCGCGCAGCTGGTCGCCGACGTTTTCCAGCCGGTTGATGTCTATGCAGTAATCCAGTATCCGGCGCGACCGCTCGAAATCGCGCAGGCCGTTGACGGCCTTGGCCAGAATGGCGACCGCTTCTTCGATCACGTCGGCGAACCGCTTGATCTCGTCGTCTGCTTTGGCGAGCTTGTAAAGTTTCATGCGCGAGGAGATGGAATTGATGAAATCCACGATATCGTCCAGCTCGTGGGCAAGCGCGTAGATGTCTTCCCGGTCGAGCGGGGTGATGAAGGTGCGGTTGAGCATGTCGGTGATTTCGTGGCAGAGCGTGTCGCCTTCGCTTTCCAGATCGTTCATTTTCTTGACGGAAGCGTCGTCAAATACTCCGTTGACGGCTATTTCGCGGAAATACTTCGACACCGTGATGGCGTTTTCAGCCTGCTGGTCCAGCAGGTCAAAGAATTTCACTTCCTTGGGAATCAATGAGAATGCCATGCTCACCTCGCTGTGATTGGTTGGTTTGGCGGGAACCGGCGGTCCG
Proteins encoded in this region:
- a CDS encoding DUF47 family protein — encoded protein: MAFSLIPKEVKFFDLLDQQAENAITVSKYFREIAVNGVFDDASVKKMNDLESEGDTLCHEITDMLNRTFITPLDREDIYALAHELDDIVDFINSISSRMKLYKLAKADDEIKRFADVIEEAVAILAKAVNGLRDFERSRRILDYCIDINRLENVGDQLRDNALGKLFDTEKDPIMVIKWKGIYQSAEVVLDKCEHVAKTIEAIVVKQS